GCACCATCCCGCCGGTGTTCGTCCGCAATCCAATTTCACCGATGTGCTCAAGCCCCGTCCGCTCCGCCAACGGCAGCCGCAGCACGATCTGGACAGGGCTCTTCTCCTGGGGAATATGGACCAGCCCGATTTTTGTGCCTTCCAGCGCCATGCGCAAGGTGTTCACGATGTCCTCGGATGGGATCCCGGCCAGTGCCGCCTTGGCCCGATCCACCGTAAAAAGATATTTCACCTGGTCGGCTTCGATGTAATCATCCACATCGACCACTCCCGGCGTGGACTCAAACAAGGCTCGAATCTCCCGCGCAGCGGCAATCTGGCTTGTGTAATCCGGCCCATAGACTTCTCCCACCAGTACCGACTGCACCGGAGGCCCGGGCGGGACCTCGACAGTCTTCACATTGGCCCCGTACTGCTTGGCAATTTCCTGAACCTGAGGACGAATCCGTTGAGCGATGTCATGACTTTGCGCGGCACGCTCGCTTTTCGCCACCAGGTTGACTTGAATGTCCGCCTCATGGGGCTGTTCTCGAAGATAATAGTGCCGCACCAATCCGTTGAAATTGAATGGCGAAGCCGTGCCCACATAGGCCTGATAATCCCGCACCTCAGGAACGGTCCTCACGAAGCGGCCGAGCGCCTGCGTGACTCGCGCCGTTTCTTCCAGCGTGGTGCCTTCCGGCATATCCACGACGAGCTGCAATTCGCTCTTGTTGTCGAACGGCATCATCTTCACCACGACATGTCGGGTATAGAACAACAGGCAAGACCCGGCCAGCAACAACGCCACGCCACCCAAAAATCCGTACGCCAGAACCGGATGCGCCAGCAGCGGCGACAGCACACGCCGGTATAGACGAGACGTCAGCCCCTGCTCGTCCCCCTCATGATCCACTCCCGCGACTTTCACGCCAGGCCGATAACAAGTCTGGCAGAACCAGGGAATCACGATAAACGCAACCAGCAGCGAGAAGAACATGGCGATCGAGGCGTTTACGGGAATCGGACGCATATAGGGCCCCATCAACCCGGAGACGAATGCCATGGGCAGCAAGGCGGCGATGACCGTAAACGTGGCCAGGATCGTGGGATTCCCGACTTCGTCCACCGCATAGATCGAGGCTTCCTGATGAGGCTTCAAGCGGAGCGTCAGATGCCGGTAGGTGTTTTCGACAACCACAATGGCATCGTCCACGAGAATCCCGATCGAGAAGATCAGGGCAAATAGCGTGACGCGATTGATCGTGTAGCCGATCAGCATCGACGTGAAGAGCGTCAAGGCCAGCGTGAGCGGGATCGCCAAAGACACGACCACGGCGGGGCGCGGTCCGAGCGCGATGCCGAGAAAGACGACCACCGCCACCACGGCGGTGAGCAGGTGCCACAGCAGTTCGTTGGCCTTTTCCTGCGCCGTCTCCCCATAATCGCGCGTCACCGTGACGCGCACATCCGCCGGAATGGTGAGCCCCTTCATCGCCTCGACTGTGCGAAGCACTTGTTCGGCCACCGTCACCGCATTCGTTCCGCCCTGCTTGGCGATCGCCACCGTCACCGCCGGAGATTCGTGAGACGTAAAAGGTGAAAGGTGGGACGTGGGCTCTCTCATTTCACGTTTCACGTCTGACGTTTCACGAGCACTCCCAGCGCCCAAACCAAACCACACATACCTGTTTGCCTCAGCTGGCCCATCCGTGACCTCGGCCACCTGGCGCAGATAGACCGGCCGCTGTTCGCTGACGCCCACGACCAGCGAGTCGAGATCGTCACGCGACCGGATGAAGCGGCCCGTCTCCACCAGGAAACTCTGATTGCGCGCATCGAATCGGCCTGTCGGCAATGCCCGATTTTCCCCGCGGATCACGCCGGCAACTTGCAACGGTGTCAGACCGTAGGCCTTCAACCGCGCGGGATCAATTTGCACCTTCAGTTCCCGAGTCTGACCGCCGACAATAAATCCGGCCGAGGTTCCGGCCACTTTCTTGACCTCTTCCAGCACCTGTTCGGCCAGCCGATGCAGTTCAAATTCGCCGTACCGTTGACTCGACAGCGTGAGAGTCACAATCGGCACGTCATTGACGTCCTTCGGCTTCACCAGGAAGGGTTCTGCTCCCGGGGGCAACAGATCCTGATTCGACATCAGCTTGTCATAGAGATCGACCAGGCTCTGCTCCATCGGCTGGCCGACGTAGAACCGCACGATGATCAGCGCGCCGCCGGGCCGTGAAATGGAATACACATACTCCACGCCCTTGATCTCAGACAGCTTCCGCTCGAACGGCTTGGTCAGTTGTTCTTCGACAATCTTGGCGGAGGCGCCGGGGAAGGGCAGCCAGACATCGGCCATCGGCACAACGATTTGGGGTTCTTCTTCGCGGGGAGTCACGACAATCGCAAACAGCCCCAGCAGCAACGCGCCCAGCATGATCAGCGGCGTCAGCTTGCTGCCGATAAACAGGGCGGCAATCCGGCCGCTGAGCCCTGGGCGATACTGATCCATCATGTCCTGTCGCTATGGGTTTGTCGGGGACGTGACTGTATGAATGCCCTGCACCATGGCGCCGTCGATTCCCCGGGCACCGTCGAGCAGCACCCGTTCGCCGGCATTCACACCGGACAGAATCTCAACCTGTTTGTCGAATCGGCGTCCCAGCTTCACCCACCGGAGCCGGCCGATCCGATCGGCCCCGACCACGAACAGGCTGGTCAGTTCTCCACGCTCGATCACGGCAGAGGAGGGCACCAGGATGGTCTGGGTCATCCCCTTGTCCAACTGCAACCGGCCGAACATGCCACTCTTCAGGCCGGGGGTCACCGGTAAATCCACCTTGACCATGAAGGTATGGGTTTGAGGATCGCCCGCGGGAAGGATTTGACTCACCACACCATGCAAGGGGGCGGCACCGAGCGCATCGATAAGGATCGGAATCTTGTCACCGAGAGACACGGCCTTCAGATCCCCTTCGGCCACCGTCGCCTCGAGACGCAGCTGCCGGGGGTCTTCCATCTGCAGCAACGGCTGACCAGGCGACGCCAACTCGCCGGCCTCCACCCTCTTTTCGGTGATCACACCATCGAACGGGGCCTTCACCACGGTATAGCTGAGTTGGGCCAGGACCGCTTTCCGACTCGCCTCGGCCACCTTGAAGGCCCTGGTGGCATTTTCCACTTCCTGCTTCGAGACGGCATCCTCGGTCAAGAGCGCCTTCATGCGAATGAGTTGCGCCCGCGCATTCTCCACTTCCGCCGAAGCGCGCGCCAGGTCGGCTTGCACGTCCCGATTATCCAGTTGAATCAGGATTTGCCCCTTCGCCACGCGCGTCCCTTCTCTGACCAGAAGACGATCGATCGTGCCTTGAATGCGGCTGGAGAGCGTGGCCTGAAAGATGGCTGTGACCTGCCCCGTGACCTCGACACGCACAGGCACCTGGGCCATCGCCACATCGATGACCGCAGCCTGAATCGTCGTCTGCGGCGCGGCCGCCACAACAGCCGCAACCGGCTCCTCCTTCGAGCCGCATCCGAACGATACCAACAACAGCAGGCCAATCAGCAGTCGATTCACGTCTCGTCTCCCCTGCGGTCACCGTTCTACTCCCGAACACCGAGCTTCCTCAACAGTGCCATCATCGGACACCAACAGGTAAAGGCCGACTGAATCAGGTTCAACGCCACGAAGGCGGCAAAATAATTCCAATAGGGATGCACGGTGGCCCCCAGAAATACGGCCAGCAACACGAATATCCCGGCAATCAACCG
This is a stretch of genomic DNA from Nitrospira sp.. It encodes these proteins:
- a CDS encoding efflux RND transporter permease subunit, coding for MMDQYRPGLSGRIAALFIGSKLTPLIMLGALLLGLFAIVVTPREEEPQIVVPMADVWLPFPGASAKIVEEQLTKPFERKLSEIKGVEYVYSISRPGGALIIVRFYVGQPMEQSLVDLYDKLMSNQDLLPPGAEPFLVKPKDVNDVPIVTLTLSSQRYGEFELHRLAEQVLEEVKKVAGTSAGFIVGGQTRELKVQIDPARLKAYGLTPLQVAGVIRGENRALPTGRFDARNQSFLVETGRFIRSRDDLDSLVVGVSEQRPVYLRQVAEVTDGPAEANRYVWFGLGAGSARETSDVKREMREPTSHLSPFTSHESPAVTVAIAKQGGTNAVTVAEQVLRTVEAMKGLTIPADVRVTVTRDYGETAQEKANELLWHLLTAVVAVVVFLGIALGPRPAVVVSLAIPLTLALTLFTSMLIGYTINRVTLFALIFSIGILVDDAIVVVENTYRHLTLRLKPHQEASIYAVDEVGNPTILATFTVIAALLPMAFVSGLMGPYMRPIPVNASIAMFFSLLVAFIVIPWFCQTCYRPGVKVAGVDHEGDEQGLTSRLYRRVLSPLLAHPVLAYGFLGGVALLLAGSCLLFYTRHVVVKMMPFDNKSELQLVVDMPEGTTLEETARVTQALGRFVRTVPEVRDYQAYVGTASPFNFNGLVRHYYLREQPHEADIQVNLVAKSERAAQSHDIAQRIRPQVQEIAKQYGANVKTVEVPPGPPVQSVLVGEVYGPDYTSQIAAAREIRALFESTPGVVDVDDYIEADQVKYLFTVDRAKAALAGIPSEDIVNTLRMALEGTKIGLVHIPQEKSPVQIVLRLPLAERTGLEHIGEIGLRTNTGGMVQLSELLTVEQRIQDHAIYHKNQKPVVYIVADVGGPGAEKAESPVYGVLGVGKKLDAYRPAEGYQIEQYYARQPWSEEQLAMKWDGEWQITYETFRDMGIAFAVAMLLIYLLIVGQFQSFLTPLIIMAPIPLTLIGILPGHWLTGSYFTATSMIGFIALAGIIVRNSILLVDFIQLQERSGASLAEAVIKAGAIRTRPILLTAAALMVGAFVIILDPIFQGLAVSLLFGVAAATLLTLVIIPVLYYHVIGKNRVV
- a CDS encoding efflux RND transporter periplasmic adaptor subunit → MNRLLIGLLLLVSFGCGSKEEPVAAVVAAAPQTTIQAAVIDVAMAQVPVRVEVTGQVTAIFQATLSSRIQGTIDRLLVREGTRVAKGQILIQLDNRDVQADLARASAEVENARAQLIRMKALLTEDAVSKQEVENATRAFKVAEASRKAVLAQLSYTVVKAPFDGVITEKRVEAGELASPGQPLLQMEDPRQLRLEATVAEGDLKAVSLGDKIPILIDALGAAPLHGVVSQILPAGDPQTHTFMVKVDLPVTPGLKSGMFGRLQLDKGMTQTILVPSSAVIERGELTSLFVVGADRIGRLRWVKLGRRFDKQVEILSGVNAGERVLLDGARGIDGAMVQGIHTVTSPTNP
- a CDS encoding DUF2892 domain-containing protein, giving the protein MKLNEMLRLIAGIFVLLAVFLGATVHPYWNYFAAFVALNLIQSAFTCWCPMMALLRKLGVRE